GCAATCTGACAACCAACAAGCACCGAAAGGCCCCCAAGCAACACTTGCCGAGAGCTCGACTTTAGGTAATTAGCGCGTGTTCAATTTAGACTTGTTCAGTGGGCTTTAGCAAATCGGTCACACAACGAGAAACTACCGTCGAATAATGCCCGGGATGTTGAGTCGTCAATTGAGGCTGGGGCAGCTAGGGGGCTTCTTGGCTTCCCTCATCGAAACCCACTTTCGAATAGCGGCAAACTGAGTGGAAGCTGCGGAGATGGAGAACTGCCAGCGCCAAGGGACCAACCAAGACCCAAGCCTCTGAGTGACGATGCGCGGTCGCTGCCCGAGACACGGTCATGCTTTTCGTACGTGGTCTGTATGTCTATTTCGCCGTTGATCGACTCTGAGTTGTTGATCCATGGATCCTCGCCCCTGGGAGGAGAGTCGTTCGCCGAAACATGAGTATATATCCGGCATCATCCCGCTCTACATCCTGGATTCACATCAGCATTCCGACACCATCAACAATCACAACATCAACTCTTTGTGACATATTTCAACCAGTTTCAACCTGAAATCGACTTTAGTCACCCAGAAAACAATTACAATAGCCATAATGCACTTCAACCGCGTCGCCTTGTCCCTTGCTGCCGTCGCCTTCGTCCAGGCCGACCTCCAGCTCGACAACGATGACATTCCCACCCAGTGCCAGGCCGTCTGCCGTCCCATCTACGACCTCGGCCAAGCCTGCGAGGTGAATGACGACCTGGTCAGAGATGACCTGACCGAGGACCGTCTTGAGGCCCAGTGCGTCTGCACAAACAACAGCATCAACGTCTCCCAGTATGCCGCACTCTGCGCAAGCTGCATGGACCAGAACGTCCGTGACCGAGATGACCTAGATGGTAAGCAGATGAACCACAACACATCATCATTCAATCTCGTTTTATACTGACACACATCGACCTAGACATCAACGACATCCTGAGAACCTGCGGCTTCGCCAGCACCTCCTACGCCTCCACCGCATCCTACGCGTCTACAACCCCGTCCGTCTCAGCGGCCCGACCCACTGCCTCGGCCCAACTCACCACAACCATCACCCCCGGCGCTGTCGGCGGCGGATCCTCTTCCCCGACTCAGACCTCCGCATCCGGGTCCGGCAGCAACAGCGGCGGCAGCACTACCACCCCGACCACGGCGGGCGGTCAGACATCCCAGACCCCCAATGCTGCGGGTGTTGTGTCGCCTCAAGGTCTCGGCCTGATTGGTGCCGTTGCCGTTGGCGCTCTCTTCTTGTAAATTTGGGGATGGGGGGTTCTTGACGAATAATCTGGCTTTTTACGAACATAACATCCAACAGGGTATGAAATCTGTGTTTATGGATTTGGATTGCATATTTAAGGCGCTATGGAACATATACCTTAGCATTTACTGTCGTTTCAATTATCTCCTTTCGAGGAGTCTGGTTCCTCTCAAGGGACATAATCTCTAAGGCTTATCAGATAACATTATCGATCCCTACAATCTTTTGAGCACGCCAGCTGCATAATTAACTTTGTTTCGGATCGCATGTGTGAACACTCTCAGGCCCGCTGCCGTGATGTTCGTCGGTTTTTGCTCGACTTGAGACCCGCTTTGACTCGGCATGGTGTAGAGATCGATTCACAAAAGGGCTGAATGCTAGCGAAGTGGACGCAGTAATCATTCCTGATTCCCTCATTCTTACATCTAAGAATATGATACTTCGAACAGATTGGGACATTCCCGGTGAATTGATATTCTTATCAGCTATTACCTGCAATCCCCGTAGCATGATGCGGTGTATGTCGATCAGATTACGGGTTGAATTGAGCTGCCATGTCGGAAAGATTTGATGTTGGTAAGATCCGTCTGCATTTGCCCCTATCGTGCATTTTCCATTTGAATACGGTACCTCGAATTTCGCCTTGATGGTGCTGATATTGCCAAGCGTCGAATCCCAGTGCAGAACTGATCGATAATCCTACGCccaaagagcttatatttcCCCCTCATTCGTCTGAAATTATCAGTTACGGGTTTTTTCTGCTCGTCTACCGACTATCTGAACTTACATCTGGAGCATCCTCAATTTCGGGCAGCATCTTCTCGCTGCCAATGCAGAGCCAAGAATCAAACGGGCCACGGTAATTAACAGCTAACGGTTCGTAAACCAGATTGTCCAACAAGCAAAGGTCTTTCGATCTAGGGCCTGCTTTGACGTAGACGGCATACTTGCACTCTTTGCCGTTCGAGAGAGGCTGCTGGCACCTATCCTGGCACTCGTAGACACCCTTGAGAATTTCGGCCTGATTGTTCAGCGTGCGCTTTTCGATCTCGATCCTGTCGACGTAGCTATCGTACCAGCATCGTGCCTGGCCTCGGGCCCTCGGGATGCGGTTGAATCGAGCAAATACTGTCGGTTCCGGGGCGTATGTTGTACATGAGAGGGTTACGTTGGGCTTTACACCAGGAATCTCGGTGGGCGTTACTGTTGCGCACCAGGTCGTGGTGGGAAACACCTTCTGGGTGGGATTGGGCCCGAGGGGTGTGTAAGGGAGCGGGTCAACGGGAATTTGGGCCACGCAGGCGAGAGGCAGGAGCCAGTAGATAATTGCCCACTTCATTGTTGCTGTTGTGTATCCGGTAATTTGTAACTGGGCTCTTTGTCGGGGTTGTGCTTTTGCGGAGGAGGTATCACGCGTGCATAGGGGAACGAAGATGTCGAAGGTAAGATGGGAAGGGTGCCTGGCATCAAGCAGTAGAGTGGGCTGCTTCTCAACTTACCTGTGCAATACCTCGATGGCCGAAATAAAGTCTAACTTGACGTACTGCGGCCAGTAAGGCTGGGCAAGATTGCGGGAGACGAGCAGTTTATCGATATTGAGCGCGCCGAACTAAGAACGGTCGCTGAATGGCCTGCACTTTGTCTAAATCCCGAGTCTCTAGGGAAGACGATGGTGTCGTAACTTCCAGCCATAGTGATAGACCATAGGTGGATTTGTATCCTTCTGCTTGGATAACAATTAGATAACAAGTGTGTGCTCTCACAAGACAGTATTCGAGGAGATTTGACGTTTCGAGCGCTACTTGGTCAGGTGCGTCGGTATCTACTTGACATCATATGAACGTGGATTGAATACATCGACGTACCAGAGTATCTAATCGTGAACAGCCAAGTTCAAAACCACCAGCGCTGACAAATTACACGACGTTTATCCCAAATCGCACATCATAGGCTCACATCGAATTAGCTGGAGCGGGGTCACTCATCTCACCTTAGATGGCCCCTCTTCCAAAGTCTCAAGTTGAGGCCACAACTCTCGCGCCTCAAACCAAGAGACCAAGATCTTTCAGAATATTTCCGAACCATATCCTTTGAATGAAGCTAGAGATCAAGTAAACATGGTCAATCTTCCACATCCATTCAGCGAGATCCCTCGTCTCCAGTTGACTTATGACCGGCCGGTAGACATTGAACAGCTGCACCGACTACCTGAGCAGGAGGAGACCAAGGACGGGGCCATCTATATCGCCCGTGATGACTGTAACTCTGGTCTGGCGTTCGGAGGCAACAAGGTGCGAAAGTTAGAATACGTCTTGGCGGACGCTATCGATCAAGGTGCGGATACAATAGTCACGACTGGCGGAACCCAGTCGAACCACATGCGCCAGACCGCTGCGGCTGCGGCAAAGCTAGGTTTGAAAGTGAGTCTATGCCTCTCGCATAGAGGTCGTAATTACCCGTCTTCAGATGGCGCAGGTCTCCTCTGACAGATAGATAGGTCGCCCTCTTCCCCGTCACTGCCGTTTCATCAGAGGACCCGGAGTACAAGTACGCAGGAAACATCCAACTCAACTCCATTCTCGGTGCCGAGACCTTCCCGCCAAACACGAGCAAAGAAGACGCCGTCACCGCCCTTGAGAGCCGCGGGCAGAAGCCATACGTGATCCCAGCGGGCGCAAGCACACACCCCCTCGGCGGCCTGGGCTACGCAAGATGGGCCTTTGAGCTTCTCGAGTGGGAAGACAAACATAGCACAAATATCAGGAACATAGTAGTCGCGGTCGGCTCCGGATCGACCCTGGGCGGCCTTGTCGCCGGCTTCAAGCTCGCGCAGCAGGTCGGCCGTGACGGTGCGCGGAAGCGACTAGTCGGATACTCGATCCTGAGGAAGGCCGAGGACGACGTCGCACAGATGGTGCTGGATATTGCGAGGACCACAGCGGAGAAGGTTGGGCTGGATCCCAAGTTGATCACGAGAAACGACTTTGAGATCGATTATGAGTACCTTGGAGGCTCGTACGGCCACCTTGATGAGCGAACGGCGGAGGGCATCAAGACATTGGCTCGGACGGAGGGGATCCTGACGGATCCGGTTTATACTGGCAAGGCATTTACTGGTCTGCTGCATACTGCCAAGGCGGGAGGGTTTAATGGAAAGGCGACACTGTTTCTGCATACTGGCGGGCAGGCAGCTCTGAGTGCGTACCCGAAGCTGACGCAGTAATATCCCGTGCTCTAATGCTGGTGTTAGAACATCTAGAGTGCAAGTGAGGCTAGAGTTGATGGATCTTTTGGAAAGACTTTTCAATATTCTAAGTGGTATCTTTAGACAAAGGAAAGAACATGCATGTACATCCTCGCTCATTCAAGGCATCCAACTCACTCAACCTCTCTCCATCTCTTCTCCAACGTCCCAATAACATGCGTCCGCGATCCCGACCCATACTCCGCCATGATCAAGTTGGCCTGCTTGCTGTACGAGGCCCCCTGAGCCTCAAAGTGGTTCGAGAAACCGAATCCAACGCCGGGCACACTATACACCCCCTGACTCGGCATCACAACCTCCTTCGCCTGTCCCATAGCCCGGCTCGTCGAGCTTGCAACATTCAACACGCGCTGCTGCCCCAACGCCATCTGCGCCTCCATAATCATCTGCCGGATCGTAGGTACCGTCTCGACATAGACGGCCCGACGGGCCTTAGACACCCGGAGCAGTTCCGATGGGTCGTTACGGGCACAAGCCTGGGCGTAGAGGTTGCGCATGCGCGGGCTGTACATCTCGCACATGAGGCTCGCGGCCACGGTGACGCCCTTGAGCGGCATGGCGGCCGCCAGTGTGGTGCCGCGGATGGACTCGTGGTAGCACGACGGGCAAATCGTGCAGTCCTGCCAACCGTACCACCGCCTGTCGCGGAAGTCCTCGTCGCGCGGGCAGAGAGGCAGGCTG
The Colletotrichum lupini chromosome 6, complete sequence DNA segment above includes these coding regions:
- a CDS encoding 1-aminocyclopropane-1-carboxylate deaminase codes for the protein MVNLPHPFSEIPRLQLTYDRPVDIEQLHRLPEQEETKDGAIYIARDDCNSGLAFGGNKVRKLEYVLADAIDQGADTIVTTGGTQSNHMRQTAAAAAKLGLKVALFPVTAVSSEDPEYKYAGNIQLNSILGAETFPPNTSKEDAVTALESRGQKPYVIPAGASTHPLGGLGYARWAFELLEWEDKHSTNIRNIVVAVGSGSTLGGLVAGFKLAQQVGRDGARKRLVGYSILRKAEDDVAQMVLDIARTTAEKVGLDPKLITRNDFEIDYEYLGGSYGHLDERTAEGIKTLARTEGILTDPVYTGKAFTGLLHTAKAGGFNGKATLFLHTGGQAALSAYPKLTQ